The proteins below are encoded in one region of Hemitrygon akajei unplaced genomic scaffold, sHemAka1.3 Scf000052, whole genome shotgun sequence:
- the LOC140721202 gene encoding NACHT, LRR and PYD domains-containing protein 3-like yields the protein MDKGGKLKRAAKRLKRILPGGSSREDDLDTGSKVPKQGQIESDVPMECGPAAEEEEQIQPRDSDVRDTDPDPGAGTSEATNCQPRDSDVRDTDQDPGTSSSEATACQPGDSDVRDTDQDPGTGTSEATACRLGSSLNTELSSPQEGAEPEFTISDLLAQGEEYRLYQLTKFYRDRLKQAIEEKVERLGWMLTKEGHFSRQENEKVTELTEKGNRAESSRLFLSLVNGKGSRARRAMWESFLMWRTELPKLDRILREIQELGPDPQEYMNIGQGLSELPTQLIDVQQKHKETLRAQTETLRVNTILMTEKVKVFQLADRYAELTVISTVRDRTLVEHELLARGRDHEDYREKQLRSQLEKIRTDQLFQSSFSRSKSKSGSSAAVAGVPGIGKTTMVQKIVYDWATGKIYQQFQFVFSFKFRDLNTINCRINLRELILDQYPYFGNILREVWKNPEGLLFIFDGLDEFKHKIDFADSRRDTEPKHQCPDPEWWCEVSDIVYSLIQGKLLPGCSVLVTTRPTALHLLEKAEISVQAEILGFLDEERKEYFIRHFEDQTVAEAVFKHVKENEILYTMSYNPSYCWILALALGPFFTQRVRDPQRVPKTITQLYSYYIYNILRNHGREIENPRDVLLRVGQMAFRGVSEKKIVFTDGDLISYNLQPSQFLSGFLMELLEREDSAQSVVYTFPHLTIQEFVAAVTQFLTIHPGDILKFLTDAHSTTDGRFEVFLRFVAGLSSPMTARGLVEFLGPFPNETTCRVINWVKEEVKRQSGNTGSEAGKRRLLNTLHYLFESQNRGLAQAALGSVKTLSFSRMTLTPIDCAVLSHAIGLCDTIKHLDLEDCHIQCEGIQRLGPGLHKCQELSLGGNDLGDSGVKLVSAALKNPECKLQKLWLENVGLTDSGAEDLVSALSTNPSLTGLNLISNSLTD from the exons atggacaaag GTGGGAAATTGAAACGAGCAGCGAAAAGACTGAAGAGGATTTTACCAGGCGGATCATCGAGGGAAGATGATCTGGATACGGGCAGTAAGGTaccaaagcagggtcagattgagagcgatgtcccaatggaatgcggtccggccgcagaggaggaggagcaaattcagcccagagacagtgacgtcagagacactgatccGGACCCTGGagccggcacaagtgaggcgactaaCTGTCAGCCGAGAGACAGTGACGttagagacaccgatcaggaccctggaaccagctcaagtgaggcgactgcctgtcagcccggagacagtgacgtcagagacaccgatcaggaccctggaaccggcacaagtgaggcgactgcctgtcggCTCGGAAGCTCATTGAACACAGAACTGTCAAGTCCCCAAGAAGGAGCgg agccagagtttacaatctccgacctcctggcacagggggaggaatatcgactgtaccaactgacaaagttctacagagacagactcaaacaagcaattgaagaaaaggttgagagactgggttggatgttgacaaaggagggacatttcagtagacaagaaaatgag aaagtcactgaactgacagagaagggaaaccgggcagagagttccagactcttcctcagtttggtgaatggcaaaggctcccgggcccggagggcgatgtgggaatcctttctgatgtggaggactgagttaccgaagttggacagaatactgagggaaatacaggagctcg gtcctgatccacaggaatacatgaacatcggccaaggtttatctgaattacccactcagctgatag atgttcaacagaaacacaaggaaactctgcgggcacaaactgaaacactgagagtgaacacgatcctgatgacggagaaggtgaaggttttccagctggctgatcgatacgctgagctcacggtcatttctactgttcgagatcggacactggtggaacatgagctgctggcaagaggcagagaccatgagGATTATAGAGAGAAACAACTCCGCagtcagctggaaaaaatccgtactgatcagttattccagagcagcttttcccggagtaaatccaaatctgggagttcagcagcagtggccggagtcccggggatcgggaaaacaacgatggtacaaaagattgtttatgactgggccacggggaaaatataccaacaattccagtttgtcttcagtttcaaattccgagatttaaacaccattaattgtagaataaacctgagggaactgattctggatcagtatccttactttgggaatatcctgagagaagtctggaagaacccagagggattactgtttatattcgatggtttagatgaattcaaacacaaaatcgattttgcggacagtcggagagatacagaacccaagcaccagtgcccagatcccgagtggtggtgtgaagtgtctgacattgtgtatagtttaatccagggcaagctgctcccagggtgttcagtgctggtgaccacccgccccactgcgttacatttattggaaaaggcggaGATCAGTGTCcaggctgaaatcctgggatttcttgatgaggaacggaaggaatatttcatcagacattttgaagatcagacggtggccgaagctgttttcaaacacgtgaaggagaacgagatcctgtacaccatgagctacaacccctcctactgctggatcctcgctctggcactgggccccttcttcacacaaagagtcagggacccacagcgagttcccaagaccatcacccaactgtactcctactatatttacaacatcctgagaAACCACGGCCgagagattgagaacccccgtgatgtgttactcagggttggtcagatggccttcagaggagtgtcagagaagaagattgtgtttacagatggagatttgatcagctacaatctgcagccttcccagttcctgtccgggttcctgatggagcttttggagagagaggattctgcccagagtgtggtgtacacattcccacacctcaccatccaagagtttgtagctgcagtcacACAATTCCTGACTatacatcccggggatatcctgaaattcctcactgatgcccacagcacgacagatgggcgatttgaggtatttctccgttttgttgctggtctctcctccccaatgacagctcggggcctggtggagtttctgggtccatttcctaatgaaacaacctgccgggtgattaactgggtgaaggaggaggttaaacgccagagtggaaacacagggagtgaagctggtaaaaggaggctcctgaacacattgcactacctgtttgagtctcagaatcgtggactggctcaggccgcactgggatctgtgaaaacactttcattcagtagaATGACTCTGactccgattgactgcgcggtcctgtctcatgccatcggactctgtgatacaataaaacacctcgacctggaggactgccacattcagtgtgaaggaatccagcggctgggacccgggctgcacaagtgccaggagttgag